From Oncorhynchus mykiss isolate Arlee chromosome 6, USDA_OmykA_1.1, whole genome shotgun sequence, the proteins below share one genomic window:
- the LOC110515790 gene encoding C-C motif chemokine 13-like translates to MKTQTALLLLGLLCSLHTTSAQGVNALETLTDCCMKFSARIPLQQVVSLRTTSSSCPRKALIFTTKKGKTFCVDPSEAWVQSHVTKIESRPQ, encoded by the exons ATGAAGACCCAGACTGCTCTACTCCTCCTGGGACTGCTCTGCTCCCTCCATACGACGTCTGCAcaag GTGTCAACGCGTTGGAAACGTTAACTGACTGCTGTATGAAATTCAGCGCGAGGATCCCTCTTCAACAAGTAGTTTCTCTCAGAACAACCTCCAGTAGCTGCCCTCGCAAAGCACTGAT TTTTACCACAAAGAAAGGGAAGACATTTTGTGTTGACCCTTCTGAAGCCTGGGTCCAGAGTCATGTGACCAAGATTGAGAGCAGACCACAGTGA